One part of the Bacteroidota bacterium genome encodes these proteins:
- a CDS encoding DUF4907 domain-containing protein, which translates to MDKIISITLIILFILCSLTKSNAQTQADPGQTNHADSLKIASENQRKELALKLSSSDITHMIIHTDSNNYGYYIFIDGDMVIEQRSIPAVGGKMGFKNGEDATKVAGLVITKLKAGEMPPSVTIEELNQLHISTAKE; encoded by the coding sequence ATGGATAAAATTATCAGTATCACACTAATAATTTTATTCATACTTTGCTCCTTAACAAAAAGCAATGCTCAAACTCAAGCTGATCCTGGACAAACAAATCATGCTGATTCATTGAAAATAGCAAGTGAAAATCAGCGAAAGGAACTGGCATTGAAACTTTCATCTTCAGACATTACCCACATGATTATTCATACCGATTCAAATAACTATGGTTACTACATTTTTATTGACGGTGATATGGTCATAGAGCAACGTTCTATTCCTGCTGTAGGAGGGAAGATGGGATTCAAAAATGGAGAAGATGCCACTAAAGTAGCAGGACTTGTTATTACGAAATTGAAAGCGGGTGAAATGCCACCTTCAGTCACCATTGAAGAATTGAATCAACTACATATATCAACTGCAAAAGAATAA